The following are from one region of the Prevotella communis genome:
- a CDS encoding sigma-70 family RNA polymerase sigma factor, translated as MRQLKITKSITNRDGESLDKYLQEISKEELLTVEEEVELAARVKKGDQKALETLTRANLRFVVSVAKQYQNQGLSLPDLINEGNLGLIKAAERFDETRGFKFISYAVWWIRQSILQAIAEQSRIVRLPLNQVSSVNKISQVLSRFEQENERRPSVDEISEQVDLPLEKIDEALSINGKHVSVDAPFADGEDNSLLDVLVNDNSPSADKQLVLESLRQEIQKALSCLNERERMIIEAYYGIEQPEMTLEEIGTRYGLTRERVRQIKEKAIRRLRNNTQNKMLKSYLG; from the coding sequence ATGAGACAATTGAAGATAACTAAATCAATCACTAACCGTGATGGCGAGTCGCTTGACAAATACCTTCAGGAAATCAGCAAGGAGGAGCTCCTTACTGTGGAGGAAGAAGTAGAACTTGCAGCACGTGTTAAGAAAGGTGACCAGAAAGCATTGGAAACTCTCACAAGAGCCAATCTTAGATTTGTTGTCAGTGTCGCGAAGCAATATCAGAATCAGGGCCTGTCGTTGCCAGACCTCATCAACGAGGGCAATCTGGGGCTTATCAAGGCTGCAGAGCGCTTTGACGAGACACGTGGCTTCAAGTTCATCTCCTATGCCGTGTGGTGGATTCGTCAGAGCATCCTCCAGGCCATAGCCGAGCAGAGTCGCATCGTGCGTCTGCCCCTTAATCAGGTCAGTTCCGTCAATAAGATCAGTCAGGTGCTGAGTCGCTTTGAACAGGAAAACGAGCGCCGTCCGTCGGTTGATGAAATCTCTGAGCAGGTGGACCTGCCCCTGGAGAAGATTGACGAGGCCCTGAGCATCAATGGCAAACATGTATCCGTGGATGCACCCTTTGCCGATGGCGAGGACAACTCCTTGCTGGATGTGCTGGTCAACGATAACTCGCCTTCTGCCGACAAGCAGCTCGTGCTGGAGTCGCTTCGTCAGGAGATACAGAAGGCCCTCTCGTGTCTCAATGAGCGTGAGCGCATGATTATCGAGGCCTACTATGGCATAGAGCAGCCTGAGATGACGCTTGAGGAGATTGGCACCAGATATGGTCTCACCCGTGAGCGTGTGCGCCAAATCAAGGAGAAGGCTATCCGCCGCCTCCGCAACAACACCCAGAACAAGATGCTGAAAAGCTATCTGGGTTAA
- a CDS encoding Do family serine endopeptidase, translating to MKKILNYVVPSLSMAALVFSVAAFSETQAATQEPEVLEMSTATAVQPVDLTYAAEKALPCVVHIKYVQNSKIQTVEVQSDPFDDFFSDPFGGFFGRGQRGQGGTRKQQVQTPKKTATGSGVIISADGYIVTNNHVVDGADELTVTLNDNKEYSARIIGADKTTDLALIKIDAKNLPAIRIANSDNVKVGEWVLAIGNPLGLTNTVTAGIISAKARTLGANGVESFIQTDAAINAGNSGGALVNTNGELVGINAMLYSQTGSYSGYGFAIPTAMMNKVVADLKQYGTVQRAMIGISGRDVKTQVDIEKEDGKDADYGTMEGIYVAEVVENSAAAEAGIEKGDIITEVDGHKVTKFGDLSGLIAQKRPGDKISLTYLHNKKKQTKTVTLRNEQGNTKVVKNADLDVLGADFREVTKAQKEQLEISYGLEVIKVNAGKMKEAGVPKGFIIQRVNDEAMNTVEDLQDIVKDASTSKEPVLVIKGIFPTGKRGYFIVQLQND from the coding sequence TATGGCAGCCCTTGTTTTCTCAGTAGCAGCATTCAGTGAGACACAGGCTGCTACGCAAGAGCCGGAAGTTTTGGAAATGTCAACGGCCACAGCCGTTCAACCTGTTGACCTGACCTATGCAGCTGAAAAGGCGCTGCCTTGTGTTGTACATATTAAATACGTGCAGAATTCAAAAATCCAGACTGTAGAAGTGCAGAGCGACCCCTTTGACGATTTCTTCAGTGATCCGTTTGGAGGTTTTTTTGGACGCGGACAGCGTGGTCAGGGCGGCACACGCAAACAGCAGGTGCAGACGCCTAAGAAGACTGCCACCGGTTCTGGTGTCATCATCTCTGCAGACGGCTATATCGTCACCAATAACCACGTGGTTGACGGTGCTGACGAACTGACAGTCACGCTGAATGACAACAAGGAATACTCTGCCCGTATCATCGGTGCTGACAAAACGACAGATTTGGCACTCATCAAGATTGATGCCAAGAACCTGCCTGCTATCCGTATTGCTAACAGTGACAATGTGAAGGTAGGTGAGTGGGTGCTGGCTATTGGTAACCCCCTCGGTCTGACCAATACCGTTACTGCTGGTATCATCTCAGCCAAGGCCCGTACACTGGGTGCCAATGGCGTGGAGAGCTTCATCCAGACCGACGCTGCCATTAATGCAGGTAACTCAGGTGGTGCCCTTGTCAATACCAATGGCGAACTGGTTGGTATCAATGCCATGCTTTATTCCCAGACAGGTTCATATAGCGGCTATGGCTTCGCTATTCCTACGGCGATGATGAACAAGGTGGTGGCCGACCTGAAGCAGTATGGCACCGTGCAGCGTGCTATGATTGGTATCAGCGGACGCGACGTGAAGACACAGGTTGACATTGAGAAGGAGGATGGCAAGGATGCTGACTATGGCACTATGGAGGGTATCTATGTGGCTGAGGTTGTGGAGAATAGCGCTGCTGCCGAGGCTGGCATTGAGAAGGGCGACATCATCACTGAGGTGGATGGCCACAAGGTGACGAAGTTTGGCGACCTCTCTGGTTTGATTGCCCAGAAGCGTCCTGGCGATAAGATTAGCTTGACCTACCTGCACAACAAGAAGAAGCAGACGAAGACGGTGACGCTGCGCAACGAGCAGGGCAACACCAAGGTGGTGAAGAATGCCGACCTCGACGTGCTGGGAGCCGACTTCCGTGAGGTGACGAAGGCACAGAAGGAGCAGTTGGAAATTTCTTACGGTTTGGAGGTTATCAAGGTCAATGCCGGCAAGATGAAGGAGGCTGGTGTGCCTAAGGGCTTCATCATCCAGCGCGTCAACGACGAGGCGATGAATACTGTTGAGGATCTGCAGGATATTGTCAAGGATGCTTCTACCTCTAAGGAGCCCGTCCTCGTTATCAAGGGTATCTTCCCCACTGGTAAGCGCGGCTACTTCATCGTACAGCTGCAGAACGATTGA